The window AGAATTCTTGCCCAGATCTTGATGCAGTCTATTATTAGcgctgcagcatcttctAATAGCTTTAGCAACTTGACAGCATGAGGTCACTGCAATTGTTAGCATCTTACTGGCGAATGGTGTTGAGTATGATTTTGAAGAGTTGGATCGGCCGGGCCCGCTAAGCCATGAAGATGTATGGGAGCGTGGCTAACAAAGGTCCGCGGCAGGTCCATACAGCTGGCAATGGAATTCAAGTATTATGGAATGGTTCAGTTATTGCTTGACTATTTTCCTGCACATGCGGCAGCCAACTAGACAATTTTGCTCATGTGAGATGATTTCGAGGGAGGAGCACTTGGAAGTTACCGCTGCATTGACGTTAGCAGCAGCGTCGAGGAAATGACAAGAGTAAGACAAAGTCATTGTCATTCTATCTAATTTATCTGGAATAAAATACAAACGGCGCAAATAACATTTTGTACACAATTTTTATTTGTGATCCCAACTTCTCAGTCATCCACAAACCACAAATTAGGAACAACTGACTTGCTATCTTGTTGGCAACTAAAAGAGCTGTGGTCTATTAATATCATACCAGACACCATTATTTGCCCAACATGGCAGAGAAATCGTTCTTCTCGCAGTATTCTCTGAAAGATGTCATTCTAATTCCATACTATAGTCCCAAGTTAGTTCGCTAATACCACAACATACCAAAAAGTTTGGAAACTGGCTGCTTACCTTTCCAGGCCCAACGATTCCTGGTTCATTCCCTTCATATCCAAACTCAAATGCAAACAATACATTCAATCCAAACTCATGGCCCAGTCCACCGGGGATAAGCTCATTAATCTGGTCGTATGAAAGCTCGTCAAAGCCTCCATATTTTAAACCTTGAGTCTCACAGATAATACGTAGATAGTCTGTCCAAGAAATGTAATCGCCTACAGCAAAAAGATTTGTGTTGGGGGGCGCTTCTTCGACAAGGACTTTGACGCAGGGGCCAAGATCGGTTCGCACGTTTCCAAAGGGGATGGGCTTGTGTCCGGGACCGGGAGCAGTCATTCGATAAGTACCATCAGGTTGCTGAATAGACAAAAGCTGTTAGCTGAGAGGAATTTTAGGGTCTTCTGTGATTTAAACGACAGTAAGTTTAGATTTCGACGGTACGTTACCTTCTTTGGAGCAATAGGCAGACCCCACTCTGTCCCAACTTGAAAGTAGATTGGAGCTTGAATTTGAGAAAATTTCCCTTGCAGCGCAGGAAGACCCTGTGCATACGTCACAGCTTCGGCTTTGGAGTCCATATGATACAGCTTTGTGTACTTGCCGCCGCTCGACTTTGTCGCATGAGCCATAGAGCTGAAGATGTATCTGTCTAGCGTAGCCGCcgtcgaagcagcagcatcagcaaggTTTTTCCCGTGTCGCAGCTCAACCTCGTAACAGTAAGCAACAAGTTCTTGACCCGGCGCTTTTTGTTCTGCGGTGCGAGGATCCTTCCAGATGGTCCAGAAATCAGTAACGCCAAAGATGACGCTGGCTCCCTTGAAGGCTCGCTCGAGGGACTTGACGTCGTCGAGTTCGCCCTGGACTATTTCAACTCCCTTGGCTGCCCAtgctttggcggcggcggattCGGGGTTGCGGGTGACGCCGCGAATTGTGTAACCCGGGGTTTGAAGAAAAGTGTCGGCGACTGAGCTTCCCTGTATATGGCGTTAGGAGTAGACGACAAGGTGTGAAATGATAAACTTCGTTTGGGAAGAAAACGAACCTGGACACCAGTGATGCCCGTAATTACGACGAGTTTTGCCATGTTTTACTTTTCGAGAGTTGTGAGCTGTTGAAGTAGCTTATAAGTATGATGAGTGGTATGTTGTGAATGGGTTTGTATTCCTTGAGTAGGATatagatattttaaaactgTATTATACAAATTGAGAGGAATCAAGACGGTTTAATATACTTGCAGAGTCTAATCTCTGAGATTACTATTCCTCTACAACCACAACTAATTGAATCCCGCATTTGTCATCTCTCCTCACTAGTACACAACATTGCTGCTATGTAATTTCTTACCAAACCTTTATCGTTGATCTATCGCCAAGAAGATTTGTAAGATCCTCCTCGCGTCAACTCGCGAGAAGTTGCGCAGGCTTTGTGATCTTAGCGCATGACCAGGAAGACCAATATCCGAATTAGGAATACGGTAGAGAACTCAATGCCCCATTTGCCCTTTTGGGAAGTGGAAGGTTCGATCTATTGGTCGCTCACGGCTGGGTGGGTCCTTCAAGATCAAGATCAACTAAAACCGTAAGATAATGATTCAAAAGCTGAAAAATAGGGCTTTGACGTCTTAATTGGACTTGCGGCCAATGTGAAGGATTTCTGTAAAGTGGAACAAATTGAACTATATACCACTTGAGTTGAAATGAGCAGGTTTGGCAACAAGCGAAACAAGCCTGACTCGCGAAGTGGGTTTCGTCTTAAGCTTATAGTATAGGCCAACCGATCGAAGCTGGTCgagattaaattaagtaGGGAAACAAGTTCAAGAATGACATCAATGGATAATCGCGTTAGTTGGGTTAgtttaaagcttattaatagctattcCAGGGGCTTGGGCCGATTGTTGTGTAGCTGGCAGCAAGATTGGCGCCtttgcatatatatacctcTATCGTGTCTCTTCACATGGAAATATTGCACTCATAGTGTGTTGAAATATCTATTAATACttgatattatttatatgtGTGTGCATATATGTATGGGTATATACAAGAAAGCATGCATTATATCATAACGCTTTTACTCAAAGCCTCTTCTTTCAGATAGGTTTACAGAGGGACAGGAATGTTCCTCTGGAGGTAACCGCGCCAGGTGGGCAGGGTTCGCTTGTAGGGCTGGTTGCTGTTCTTCTGCAAATCCTCGATGGCGCTGGCGTACTTGATCAGCTTAGCCTCACCAAAGGCAGTCTGCAGGATAGCCAGGCCAAAGGGCATGCCAGAGTCAGAGTGGATACCGGCGGGAATGGTGATGGCAGGGTAGCCGGCCTGGGCAGGGATCTGAATGCTCTGAGCGACATCAGGAGGGACCAAAAGGCCGTCCAGCTTCTTGCCGTTGTAAGTGAGAGCATCGTTGATACCGTTGCGGGTAGAAGACTGGCAAAAGTTGAGGGCCTGCCAGTAGGTCTCATCCTTGATACCCTTGGTCTCAAGAGAGGCGAGGAAACCATCCTGACCAGACCAGAAAGCAGGGGTGCCGTTGGGCATGGGGTAACCGCCCTCGGAGCCGGTGAACTGGTTGTTGTAGTCAACAAGATCCTCCAAAGAGCGcatgttggtgttgttgagCTCGGACAGGTAGGTCTTGATGTTGTTGTAGAAGTCAACCTTGACGTAAGTGTACTCGGACTCGTTGGGGAAGCCACGGGTGGTACCATAGTCCCAGTTCCAGCCGTCGGGGCTGACGATGGTCTGGTAGTTGGTAATCTCGGTGTTGTTGATGACGGTAGCACCGGCAGACTCGATGagcttgatgatgctggtaaggatctgctgctgctcgggaTCGGCGTAGACCCAGAAGCTCTTCCAGGGGAGACCGAAAGTGGCGCCCCTGAGGGCAGTGCGGTTGGACAGGAACTGGGCGTATCCGCCCTTGGGGGTCAGACCCTGCTGGGCGAGGGTGTAGTTGTCTCTGGGGTCGACGCCGTAGATGGCATCAAGAGCATAGGTAGCATCGCGGACAGTACGGCCAAAGGTGCCGACGGTATCCTGGTGCTCAGACTCGGGAACGACACCAGCACGGGAAGTCAGGCCAACAGTAGGCTTGATACCAACAATGGCGTTGCGCTGAGCCGGGTTGATGACTATAGAGAGTAAATTCCACGATcagcaaaagggaa is drawn from Trichoderma asperellum chromosome 4, complete sequence and contains these coding sequences:
- a CDS encoding uncharacterized protein (EggNog:ENOG41) translates to MAKLVVITGITGVQGSSVADTFLQTPGYTIRGVTRNPESAAAKAWAAKGVEIVQGELDDVKSLERAFKGASVIFGVTDFWTIWKDPRTAEQKAPGQELVAYCYEVELRHGKNLADAAASTAATLDRYIFSSMAHATKSSGGKYTKLYHMDSKAEAVTYAQGLPALQGKFSQIQAPIYFQVGTEWGLPIAPKKQPDGTYRMTAPGPGHKPIPFGNVRTDLGPCVKVLVEEAPPNTNLFAVGDYISWTDYLRIICETQGLKYGGFDELSYDQINELIPGGLGHEFGLNVLFAFEFGYEGNEPGIVGPGKYGIRMTSFREYCEKNDFSAMLGK
- a CDS encoding uncharacterized protein (SECRETED:SignalP(1-17)); this encodes MRSQFAWSAAFVAGVAALDVSQVFPMTPNLIPLEKNAGSDNLFPMADCFGFKLHEATIDQMQAAMANGTLSSVQLVSCYMTRQFQTQQYLNAIIQINPDAFAIASQRDAERKKGKVRGPLHGIPFIVKDNIASKDNLETCAGSWALLGNIVPRDSFVVSQLRDAGAVLFGKAGLSEWADMRSNNYSEGYSGRGGQVRSAYNLTVNPGGSSSGSGVGVGANVIAFALGTETDGSVINPAQRNAIVGIKPTVGLTSRAGVVPESEHQDTVGTFGRTVRDATYALDAIYGVDPRDNYTLAQQGLTPKGGYAQFLSNRTALRGATFGLPWKSFWVYADPEQQQILTSIIKLIESAGATVINNTEITNYQTIVSPDGWNWDYGTTRGFPNESEYTYVKVDFYNNIKTYLSELNNTNMRSLEDLVDYNNQFTGSEGGYPMPNGTPAFWSGQDGFLASLETKGIKDETYWQALNFCQSSTRNGINDALTYNGKKLDGLLVPPDVAQSIQIPAQAGYPAITIPAGIHSDSGMPFGLAILQTAFGEAKLIKYASAIEDLQKNSNQPYKRTLPTWRGYLQRNIPVPL